From Pelagicoccus albus, the proteins below share one genomic window:
- the tcdA gene encoding tRNA cyclic N6-threonylcarbamoyladenosine(37) synthase TcdA: MESPQANYDFRFGGIGRLYGAQALERFRTAHVCVVGVGGVGSWVVEALARSGIGALTLVDLDDICESNINRQIHAMDGLIGTSKIETMAGRCRAINPECRVNCLHTFLTSKNVDEILAPRFDYVVDAIDSTSHKVAIIAACKKADIPVLTIGGAGGRIDPTQIQICDLARSINDQLLKRVRKQLRQQHGFPRQKRRKFHIDCVFSPEEPMYPETCDIEGESQSVRLDCSSGYGAATHLTGTFGFYAAAEILKRLAYGRPEEQEQDANPPT, from the coding sequence ATGGAAAGCCCTCAAGCAAACTATGATTTTCGTTTCGGCGGTATCGGTCGACTCTACGGAGCCCAGGCTCTCGAGCGTTTCCGAACGGCTCACGTATGCGTAGTGGGCGTGGGTGGAGTCGGGTCCTGGGTAGTCGAAGCGCTCGCTCGCAGCGGCATTGGAGCCCTCACTTTGGTCGATCTCGACGACATTTGCGAGAGCAACATTAACCGCCAGATTCACGCGATGGACGGATTGATCGGCACCTCCAAGATAGAGACCATGGCGGGGCGTTGCCGGGCTATTAATCCAGAGTGCCGGGTTAATTGCCTCCACACCTTTCTTACCTCGAAAAACGTGGACGAGATATTGGCTCCGAGGTTCGATTACGTCGTCGACGCGATCGACAGCACCAGCCACAAGGTGGCGATCATCGCAGCCTGTAAAAAGGCCGATATCCCAGTTCTCACCATAGGAGGAGCCGGCGGGCGAATCGATCCGACCCAAATCCAAATTTGCGACTTGGCTCGCTCTATCAACGACCAATTGCTCAAACGAGTACGCAAGCAATTGCGGCAACAGCACGGATTCCCTCGTCAAAAGCGGCGGAAATTCCACATCGACTGTGTCTTTTCTCCCGAAGAGCCGATGTATCCTGAAACCTGCGACATCGAAGGTGAATCTCAAAGCGTACGTCTTGATTGCTCCAGCGGATATGGAGCGGCAACGCACCTAACTGGGACCTTTGGCTTCTACGCAGCGGCGGAAATTCTTAAGCGACTCGCCTACGGTCGTCCGGAGGAACAGGAGCAAGATGCGAATCCTCCGACCTGA
- a CDS encoding lysophospholipid acyltransferase family protein — translation MPVDESIKSAPRKTRIIAFLILAVIKVFSYTYRLRVVGRRDEFLGLTERDDSMVIACWHNRMFYFATYIYRYLFSEGFKLAMMSSDSKDGEIGATIGKYAGAKVVRGSSSRRGANGLRGLLRAIKRDKHSIIILPDGSKGPVYKAKVGVAALSKMTGKPILPVSCWASDYWRIRSWDRMIFPKPFARVLITVGDLVEVPRSSDDEDLDRYRVQVEGELDRLGIEATQAFPKYRPAI, via the coding sequence ATGCCCGTAGACGAATCAATCAAATCAGCGCCCCGCAAGACGCGTATCATCGCCTTTCTTATACTAGCGGTGATCAAGGTGTTCAGCTACACCTATCGTTTGAGGGTCGTGGGACGAAGGGATGAATTCCTCGGACTGACCGAAAGAGACGACTCCATGGTAATTGCCTGCTGGCACAATCGGATGTTCTACTTCGCTACCTACATCTACCGTTACCTGTTCAGCGAGGGCTTCAAGTTAGCCATGATGTCCAGCGATTCAAAAGACGGCGAGATTGGCGCTACGATTGGAAAATACGCTGGGGCAAAAGTGGTGAGAGGCTCCTCTTCTCGCAGAGGAGCCAACGGCTTGCGTGGGCTCCTACGTGCCATCAAACGCGACAAACACTCCATCATTATTTTGCCGGATGGATCCAAAGGGCCCGTCTACAAAGCAAAAGTAGGTGTGGCTGCTCTCTCCAAAATGACTGGCAAGCCGATCCTGCCTGTTTCCTGCTGGGCAAGCGACTACTGGCGAATTCGCTCCTGGGATCGGATGATCTTTCCCAAGCCATTTGCCAGAGTTTTGATCACAGTGGGAGATCTCGTCGAGGTGCCGCGCTCATCGGACGACGAGGATCTCGACCGCTATCGGGTTCAGGTGGAAGGGGAATTGGATCGGTTGGGTATCGAGGCGACTCAGGCTTTCCCAAAATACCGGCCGGCAATATAG
- a CDS encoding MlaE family ABC transporter permease has translation MISKLGRQSIKIVSEAGELAAFSARALTSLPSQRHIFEKLSRAIFEIGVRCVPITLIVGLFTGLVLGLQLYYVLTKFGSESLLGQAVALSIILEIGPVFTAIMIVGQAGSALSAEIGIQRNAEQIDALHTMQINPIGFLVSPRLWAAVIAFPILTTFFDLVGIWGGYLTGVELLGVDSGAYWNRIFEAVSTQNIVNGLIKALIFGAVTTMICSFQGYYTHLKSDIPGARGVSQTTTRAVVFSSIAILMFDYIITSFQMGQ, from the coding sequence ATGATCAGCAAACTAGGTAGGCAGAGTATCAAAATCGTAAGCGAAGCGGGTGAGCTGGCGGCGTTTTCCGCACGGGCGCTTACTTCGTTGCCTTCACAGCGTCATATTTTTGAAAAGCTGAGCCGGGCGATTTTCGAAATAGGTGTTCGCTGCGTGCCCATTACCTTGATCGTTGGATTATTCACTGGGTTGGTACTTGGGTTGCAGCTCTACTACGTGCTTACCAAGTTCGGTTCTGAAAGTCTGTTGGGACAAGCAGTCGCTCTATCGATAATCCTTGAGATAGGCCCCGTATTCACCGCCATAATGATCGTAGGACAAGCAGGCAGTGCCCTCTCCGCCGAGATTGGGATCCAAAGAAATGCCGAACAGATAGACGCTCTCCACACGATGCAGATTAATCCAATCGGATTTCTCGTCTCGCCTCGCTTGTGGGCCGCCGTAATCGCCTTTCCAATTCTCACGACCTTCTTTGATCTTGTGGGCATTTGGGGTGGATATTTGACCGGAGTGGAATTGCTCGGAGTGGACTCGGGAGCGTACTGGAATCGCATATTCGAAGCCGTCAGCACCCAGAATATCGTAAACGGCTTGATCAAAGCACTCATATTTGGAGCGGTCACCACCATGATCTGCTCGTTCCAGGGCTACTACACTCACTTGAAATCCGACATTCCGGGAGCCAGAGGCGTTTCCCAAACAACCACCCGAGCAGTCGTCTTCTCGAGTATCGCGATTCTGATGTTCGACTACATCATAACCTCTTTTCAAATGGGACAATGA
- a CDS encoding Gfo/Idh/MocA family protein yields MKKLRWGIIATGFIAGRFATGLRTSNTGKLVAVSSRTLSGAENFAKEHGCPKAYGSYSALLNDDDVDAVYIATPHPFHMQVAVAAAESGKHILCEKPIGMNIQEMETIMAAAKVARVTLMEAYMYRCHPQSTRVVELIKSGEIGDVKLVQATFGYHAPFDPEGRLFAKKLGGGGILDVGGYPASFACMVADAVSGKNNTAVELKGCVGTIDPRCKTDTLAIANLEFENGIAAQISCSTLLSQVNTARIHGTKGWIEVPYPWVVNPDGGEWTLSLVREDQEQAEHISGYEARGLYGIEADCFHQLVLGKTPEAPCMSPSDTLRVNTILENWLKGIS; encoded by the coding sequence ATGAAAAAATTGCGTTGGGGCATTATCGCTACCGGATTTATAGCAGGAAGGTTTGCTACAGGCCTGCGCACCTCAAACACCGGAAAATTAGTCGCAGTATCGAGCCGTACTCTAAGCGGGGCCGAAAACTTCGCTAAGGAACACGGCTGCCCTAAAGCGTACGGAAGCTATTCAGCACTACTGAATGACGACGATGTGGATGCGGTTTACATCGCCACGCCCCACCCATTTCATATGCAAGTTGCAGTCGCCGCTGCAGAATCAGGGAAACACATTCTCTGCGAAAAGCCGATCGGCATGAATATCCAGGAAATGGAGACAATCATGGCAGCCGCTAAAGTGGCTCGGGTTACTTTGATGGAAGCCTACATGTACCGATGTCACCCACAATCGACCAGAGTGGTGGAGCTCATAAAAAGCGGTGAGATCGGGGACGTAAAACTCGTGCAGGCAACTTTTGGGTATCACGCGCCTTTCGATCCAGAAGGCAGACTATTCGCCAAAAAACTAGGTGGTGGTGGTATACTCGATGTCGGTGGGTATCCGGCGTCCTTCGCCTGCATGGTGGCAGATGCGGTTTCAGGAAAAAACAACACCGCAGTAGAGCTGAAAGGCTGCGTGGGGACTATTGATCCTCGCTGCAAGACTGACACGCTTGCCATCGCCAATCTGGAATTCGAAAACGGAATCGCAGCCCAGATCTCTTGCAGCACCCTGCTAAGCCAGGTCAATACCGCTCGCATCCACGGTACCAAAGGCTGGATCGAGGTCCCCTACCCTTGGGTCGTCAATCCTGATGGTGGCGAGTGGACGCTTTCGCTTGTACGTGAAGACCAGGAGCAAGCAGAACACATTTCAGGCTACGAAGCCAGAGGCCTGTACGGGATCGAAGCTGATTGCTTCCATCAACTCGTCCTCGGCAAGACTCCAGAAGCACCGTGTATGAGCCCTTCGGATACTCTGAGAGTCAACACGATCCTCGAAAACTGGCTCAAGGGAATTAGCTAA
- a CDS encoding PAS domain-containing protein: protein MKVQVQPTDIEHTFSDDTFLVSKTDPRGIITYANTTFIHMCGYSEMELLKQPHNIVRHPDMPKAAFKDLWDTVETGKEWHGIVKNLRKDGGFYWVDATVTPTMVDGKIVGYMSVRRKPTRKQIDDAAALYRTMIAEERS, encoded by the coding sequence ATGAAAGTACAGGTCCAGCCCACCGATATCGAACATACCTTCTCCGATGATACCTTTCTGGTCTCGAAAACGGACCCGAGAGGGATCATCACTTACGCCAACACCACGTTTATCCACATGTGCGGATACTCGGAGATGGAGCTACTGAAACAGCCCCACAACATCGTGAGGCATCCCGATATGCCAAAGGCCGCTTTTAAAGACCTTTGGGACACGGTGGAAACTGGCAAAGAGTGGCACGGCATCGTGAAAAACCTTCGCAAGGACGGAGGCTTCTACTGGGTCGACGCAACCGTAACGCCCACGATGGTCGACGGAAAGATCGTTGGCTACATGTCAGTGCGCCGCAAACCGACGCGAAAACAAATCGACGACGCGGCCGCCCTTTACCGCACAATGATAGCCGAAGAAAGAAGCTGA
- a CDS encoding MBL fold metallo-hydrolase — MKITDLNRESGIGSNSLLVEAGGYNFIVDAGLHPKLTGAAAMPDFEHIGDRNIDFVIVTHCHLDHIGALPVLLKRHPKARVLMSLPSQMLVERMLHNSCNVMKRQKEEKRIPEYPLFTHEEIEGISGRFEAMKYKQPLVLKKADEELTITLYQAGHVAGAGGFQIEHGGKTVFFTGDVLFDDQRVLNGARFPKARKFDAMVIETTRGETERPEGKTRESEVKRLLKLIGETIRGGGSVLIPVFALGRMQELLTLLNDARKDGRLPKCPVYGAGLGLDIADYFDHIAKRTQLISYTRKVTKELRLKRPPRKLTPGKEPGEPGVFVLSSGMLVERTPSYMVASTLLASTRNTICFVGYCDPDTPGGKLLDTKPGQTFLFDVLDYQCPVLAKVDRFEMSGHADREEILEFALAAEPKSIVLTHGDPGARDWFSQQLEAADHPVRVIDPEPLKAVEV; from the coding sequence ATGAAAATCACCGATTTAAATAGAGAGAGCGGCATCGGCTCGAACTCGTTGCTAGTGGAAGCCGGCGGCTATAATTTCATAGTCGACGCCGGTCTACACCCGAAGCTGACCGGTGCGGCAGCTATGCCTGATTTCGAACACATCGGTGATCGAAACATCGATTTCGTGATCGTGACCCACTGTCACCTTGACCACATTGGAGCCCTCCCCGTCCTCTTGAAGCGCCACCCGAAAGCTCGCGTTTTGATGAGTTTGCCCAGTCAAATGCTGGTCGAACGTATGCTCCACAACTCCTGCAACGTAATGAAGCGGCAAAAGGAGGAAAAACGGATCCCAGAATACCCGCTCTTCACCCACGAGGAAATCGAGGGAATCTCAGGCCGTTTCGAGGCTATGAAATACAAACAGCCCCTCGTTCTGAAAAAGGCAGACGAGGAGTTGACCATCACGTTGTATCAGGCCGGCCATGTGGCTGGGGCTGGAGGGTTTCAAATCGAGCACGGGGGCAAAACAGTCTTTTTCACCGGAGACGTGCTCTTCGATGATCAACGGGTCCTGAACGGAGCCCGTTTCCCCAAAGCCCGAAAGTTCGACGCCATGGTAATCGAAACCACCCGCGGCGAAACCGAGCGACCGGAGGGCAAGACGCGTGAGAGCGAGGTCAAGCGTCTCCTGAAGTTGATTGGCGAGACGATACGTGGCGGAGGTTCAGTGCTGATTCCAGTATTTGCTCTTGGCCGGATGCAAGAGCTTCTCACCTTACTGAATGACGCACGCAAAGATGGCCGCCTTCCCAAGTGCCCAGTCTATGGAGCGGGCCTCGGCCTCGACATCGCAGACTATTTTGACCACATCGCCAAGCGGACCCAGCTCATTAGCTACACACGCAAGGTAACCAAGGAGCTGCGTCTGAAACGCCCCCCCCGCAAGCTCACCCCGGGGAAAGAGCCAGGCGAGCCGGGTGTATTTGTCTTGAGTAGCGGCATGCTAGTCGAGCGAACTCCCAGCTACATGGTCGCTTCTACGTTGCTTGCCAGTACGAGAAATACGATCTGCTTCGTCGGCTATTGCGATCCCGATACACCCGGTGGCAAGTTGCTGGATACGAAACCGGGGCAGACCTTTCTGTTCGACGTATTGGATTATCAATGCCCCGTTCTGGCCAAGGTGGATCGATTCGAGATGAGTGGTCACGCAGATCGGGAGGAGATATTGGAGTTTGCCCTGGCTGCAGAGCCGAAGTCCATTGTCCTGACCCACGGTGACCCGGGGGCAAGAGACTGGTTTAGCCAACAGCTCGAGGCCGCGGACCATCCTGTTCGAGTTATCGATCCAGAGCCTTTGAAAGCGGTCGAAGTCTAG
- a CDS encoding glucosaminidase domain-containing protein, with protein MSPKRKPNMSLLKGVSFSPPSDYQTWMFLASALSLIVISIYSVLSVVETIIEEKEQYRHEEIVHLPNFASIASTPERKKAFFNFLEPFVVEANREILEERSQVESFRDYFEENGELSGKRLVLFNVLRESYGLEMVETAGLEDIAELLNRVDVIPASMVLAQAAIESGWGTSRFARQGNNLFGIWCYEPGCGIVPRRRPAGETYEVAAYDTPRDSFLAYIRNLNTSHHYEALRDIRAAHRENGMEVTGKDLAGGLSNYSQERWTYVRKVRGLIASNRLEERSKIR; from the coding sequence ATGAGCCCGAAACGAAAACCAAACATGTCGCTACTGAAAGGGGTGAGTTTTTCTCCTCCCAGCGATTACCAGACATGGATGTTCCTGGCTTCCGCCCTCAGCTTGATCGTAATTTCGATCTATTCCGTTCTTAGTGTCGTTGAGACGATCATCGAAGAGAAAGAGCAATATCGGCACGAGGAAATCGTGCATCTGCCGAACTTTGCTAGCATCGCTTCGACTCCGGAAAGAAAGAAAGCGTTTTTCAACTTTCTAGAACCTTTTGTCGTGGAAGCGAATCGAGAGATTTTGGAGGAACGTTCGCAGGTTGAGTCATTCAGAGACTACTTCGAAGAGAATGGGGAGCTAAGCGGAAAGCGTCTCGTCTTGTTTAACGTGCTCCGCGAATCTTACGGGCTTGAGATGGTGGAGACCGCTGGGCTCGAGGACATCGCCGAACTACTCAACCGAGTGGATGTGATTCCTGCTTCAATGGTGCTTGCTCAAGCAGCGATTGAGAGTGGCTGGGGTACTTCGAGGTTTGCGAGACAGGGGAACAATCTCTTTGGCATTTGGTGTTACGAGCCCGGTTGCGGAATTGTACCTCGCCGGCGGCCTGCTGGGGAAACCTACGAAGTGGCAGCCTACGATACGCCCAGAGACTCTTTTTTGGCTTACATTCGCAACCTGAACACGAGTCATCATTACGAGGCGTTGCGAGATATCCGAGCTGCGCACCGAGAGAATGGGATGGAGGTTACAGGAAAGGATCTCGCCGGGGGCCTCTCGAACTACTCGCAAGAGCGTTGGACCTACGTGAGAAAAGTGCGAGGGCTCATCGCATCGAATCGCTTGGAAGAGCGAAGCAAGATCCGCTAA
- a CDS encoding methyl-accepting chemotaxis protein, which yields MENQTETAPTEKSLSADQSATIAKIQDVLSQLVAGNLELRFTNIGQYGEFSGICSDINDLIDKVETYFREAIGRMEDFGNGVSGCQIDERGFENTFLESIRLFNGNLRHSDLQRQQQREVSQTLQETVAALNDTVTNMEETTRDLDQNSNQTLESAESVDKSSQETNTLTDEAANACSELAKAINEISASMQQANSVTGDAVSMATQTAGTIKELLSSSNQIGKIITLIDGIAHQTNLLSLNASIEAARAGDNGKGFAVVASEVKKLATESQTNAKTISQQVATIRRQADESSQAIQRINTVIEEINSISLSVAAATEEQGTVTHSISGIMNDVATAAQNITHAINTVASKAKQNTEISSHVSSHVSKLSEISLSLRSLAVQLDTSKQS from the coding sequence ATGGAAAACCAAACGGAAACCGCTCCCACAGAAAAATCCCTTTCCGCAGACCAAAGCGCAACGATCGCCAAGATTCAGGACGTCCTATCGCAACTGGTTGCGGGCAACCTTGAATTGCGTTTCACCAACATCGGCCAATACGGAGAATTTTCAGGAATCTGCTCCGACATCAACGACCTCATCGACAAGGTAGAAACCTATTTTCGCGAAGCGATTGGCAGGATGGAGGATTTCGGTAACGGCGTCTCGGGCTGCCAGATTGACGAACGCGGCTTTGAAAATACCTTCCTCGAGTCCATCCGCCTTTTTAACGGAAACCTCCGCCACAGTGATCTACAGCGGCAACAACAACGCGAAGTTAGCCAAACGCTGCAAGAAACGGTCGCCGCGTTGAACGACACCGTCACAAACATGGAGGAGACCACCCGCGACCTCGACCAAAACTCCAATCAGACCCTGGAGTCCGCCGAATCCGTCGACAAAAGCTCGCAGGAGACAAATACGCTTACCGATGAAGCCGCAAACGCGTGTTCCGAGCTGGCCAAGGCCATCAACGAGATCAGCGCCAGCATGCAGCAAGCGAATTCCGTGACCGGAGACGCAGTATCGATGGCCACCCAAACAGCTGGGACGATCAAAGAACTGCTGAGCTCGAGTAACCAAATCGGCAAAATCATCACGCTGATCGACGGCATCGCGCACCAGACCAATTTGCTCTCTCTCAACGCTAGCATCGAGGCAGCGAGAGCCGGCGATAATGGAAAAGGATTCGCCGTCGTGGCTAGCGAAGTGAAGAAACTCGCCACCGAATCCCAAACCAACGCGAAAACAATTTCGCAACAGGTTGCGACCATACGTCGCCAAGCGGATGAATCCTCGCAAGCGATACAACGGATCAACACCGTGATCGAAGAAATCAACTCGATTTCCCTTTCCGTGGCCGCTGCCACAGAAGAGCAAGGCACCGTGACTCACTCCATTTCAGGTATCATGAACGATGTTGCCACCGCAGCCCAAAACATCACGCACGCCATCAATACGGTGGCAAGCAAGGCCAAGCAAAATACCGAAATCTCCTCCCACGTTTCGAGTCACGTTTCTAAGCTTTCGGAAATTTCGTTAAGCCTTCGTTCGCTTGCGGTGCAGCTAGACACCTCGAAACAATCATAA
- a CDS encoding sulfite exporter TauE/SafE family protein, whose protein sequence is MDFEMWRWCLFAVAALIIGMSKSGVPGLGILNVAIFQILLDAKDAVGFGLPLLVAGDLCSLLIYRRDPDWKQVSRLVPWAVVGVILGWLALGALEGNWARVSISLLIAAMLGLHILRQKYPKLMSDALPHHYAAAATIGVIAAFVSTLANAAGPIMILYLLSMRLPKLAFMGTSVYFFTFLNLFKLPFLYHEGLVNFGSLEANLKLLPFVLAGSVAGFLFAKKISQNWFERVAFWLTAAAVVYMLYISFV, encoded by the coding sequence ATGGATTTCGAGATGTGGCGATGGTGCTTGTTTGCGGTAGCCGCCCTGATCATTGGCATGAGCAAAAGTGGGGTGCCGGGTCTAGGAATCCTAAACGTAGCGATCTTTCAAATACTGCTCGATGCAAAAGACGCAGTGGGTTTCGGTTTGCCTTTGCTGGTGGCGGGAGACCTTTGCTCGCTACTGATTTATCGTCGTGATCCCGATTGGAAGCAAGTTTCCCGCCTAGTTCCATGGGCTGTCGTAGGCGTAATCCTCGGCTGGTTGGCATTGGGAGCCCTTGAGGGAAATTGGGCACGGGTCAGTATTAGTTTACTCATAGCGGCGATGCTGGGCTTGCACATCTTGCGGCAAAAGTACCCCAAGCTCATGAGCGACGCTTTGCCCCACCATTATGCCGCGGCTGCGACGATTGGAGTCATCGCTGCCTTTGTGTCTACTTTGGCCAATGCGGCAGGCCCCATCATGATCTTATACCTTCTTTCCATGAGGCTTCCAAAATTGGCCTTCATGGGTACAAGCGTGTACTTTTTCACCTTTCTCAATCTATTTAAACTACCGTTTCTTTACCACGAGGGCTTGGTGAATTTTGGTAGCTTGGAAGCAAACTTGAAGCTTTTGCCCTTCGTTTTGGCGGGTAGCGTAGCTGGCTTTTTGTTTGCGAAGAAAATTAGTCAGAATTGGTTCGAAAGAGTAGCATTTTGGCTGACCGCTGCCGCAGTCGTCTACATGCTCTATATTTCTTTTGTTTAG
- the hisA gene encoding phosphoribosylformimino-5-aminoimidazole carboxamide ribotide isomerase, which produces MKFRPCIDLRNGKVVQIVGGTLADDADAKVETNFESEMAPADFARMYERDNLTGGHVIALGPGNKEAALSALSAYPGGLQYGGGVTAENAAEYLEAGASHVIVTSYVFREGRVDFDRLDKLKSETGWDRLVLDLSCRSRNGSYWVVTDRWQNFTETKVDAETLDLLASYCSEFLVHGVDVEGLMSGIETDLVRMLGANCSIPMTYAGGARSLSDLDLVEDFGGGKVDLTIGSALDIFGGSVPYADVMGWHRVRNPV; this is translated from the coding sequence ATGAAATTTCGTCCCTGCATCGATTTGCGAAACGGAAAAGTTGTCCAGATAGTTGGCGGCACATTGGCTGACGACGCTGACGCGAAGGTGGAAACCAATTTCGAATCCGAGATGGCTCCCGCTGACTTCGCCCGGATGTATGAACGAGACAATTTGACCGGGGGACACGTCATCGCCTTGGGCCCAGGTAACAAGGAGGCCGCCTTATCCGCGTTATCCGCTTATCCCGGTGGTTTGCAGTATGGAGGAGGGGTGACTGCTGAAAACGCTGCCGAGTATCTGGAGGCTGGGGCATCGCATGTGATTGTTACCTCTTACGTATTTCGAGAGGGTCGCGTGGACTTTGATCGCCTCGATAAGCTAAAATCTGAAACGGGGTGGGATCGACTCGTATTGGATCTAAGTTGCCGGTCCAGAAATGGTTCCTACTGGGTGGTCACAGACCGTTGGCAGAATTTCACGGAAACAAAGGTAGATGCGGAGACGTTAGACTTACTGGCTAGTTATTGCAGCGAGTTCCTCGTGCATGGGGTCGATGTTGAAGGACTCATGAGTGGTATCGAGACCGATCTAGTTCGAATGCTGGGCGCTAATTGCAGTATACCAATGACTTACGCAGGAGGAGCCCGTTCGTTAAGCGACCTTGATCTGGTTGAAGACTTTGGGGGTGGGAAAGTTGATCTGACCATCGGGAGCGCTTTGGACATATTCGGAGGGTCTGTTCCCTACGCTGACGTAATGGGATGGCATCGAGTTCGAAATCCGGTCTAA
- the ruvC gene encoding crossover junction endodeoxyribonuclease RuvC, which translates to MARKNVRQLWKDKVAGKPVSTVSGLPAGFIKRKYVGTILGIDPSLRGTGLAVIEFGEKGRQILLRSETLKQRSSKISMPQCLGNICARVLEILDTYEIDIVALEQTIYVQNFQTAQILGAARGAAIAAAAMRGKEVFEYPPLRVKQAVVGNGRASKEQVAKTIRTLLGHGAMLELDESDAAAVAMTHAYTGAHEVS; encoded by the coding sequence ATGGCTCGGAAAAACGTCAGACAACTTTGGAAAGACAAGGTCGCCGGTAAACCTGTATCCACCGTGAGTGGATTGCCGGCAGGCTTCATCAAGCGGAAATATGTCGGGACCATTCTGGGTATCGATCCTAGTTTAAGAGGTACAGGACTGGCCGTAATCGAATTTGGGGAAAAGGGGCGTCAAATCCTCCTCAGGAGCGAAACGCTGAAACAACGTAGCAGCAAGATTTCGATGCCTCAGTGCCTAGGCAACATATGCGCGAGGGTGCTCGAGATTTTGGATACGTATGAGATCGATATCGTTGCCCTGGAGCAAACTATCTACGTGCAGAATTTCCAGACGGCCCAAATCCTTGGAGCGGCCCGCGGTGCCGCCATTGCCGCTGCTGCAATGAGAGGCAAAGAGGTGTTCGAGTATCCGCCTCTTCGTGTGAAGCAGGCGGTAGTCGGAAACGGACGTGCCAGCAAGGAGCAGGTAGCCAAGACGATTCGTACCCTCCTAGGACACGGGGCAATGTTAGAGCTCGATGAGTCGGACGCCGCAGCAGTCGCTATGACGCACGCCTACACGGGAGCTCATGAAGTCTCCTAG